Part of the Virgibacillus necropolis genome, GACGAACAGTTACCGCATCATCCTTCGCACCAAGCCATGACCATTGCCCAAGAATGTCGTTACTTTCAGCAAATGGACCGATTAACCCGACAGTTTGATTTTTCTTTAGTGGTAAGATACCTTCATTTTTCAACAGCACAGAAGATTTCGCTGCAAGTTCACGCGCTATTTGCCGATGTTGGCCACACATCACGATTTCTTGTTCACGCTTAACATCTGCTCCACGATATGGATTTTCAAACAAGCCAAGTTTTTGTTTGAGCTGTAAAATACGCAAAACAGCTTCATCGAGAATAGATTCTTCAATTTCACTGTTTTCAACTAAACTTCTTAATCCGTTTGCATAGCAAGTTGTCATCATCTCAATATCTACACCAGCTTCGATAGCTTTACGTGCTGCTTCCGTCGCATCTTTCGCAACACCATGTGGTATCAGTTCTTTTACAGCGCCCCAATCTGAGATAACCACCCCATCAAAGTTCCATTCATCACGTAACAAATCACGCATTAATTTTTTATTACCAGTAGCAGGGATACCATCCACCGTATTAAAAGCTGTCATCACCAGTTCACTACCAGCATCAAGTGCAGCTTTATACGCGGGTAAATAGGATTCTCTCATTTGCCGTTCAGACATATTCACCGTGTTATAGTCACGTCCACCTTCAGGAGCACCATATGCTGCGAAATGCTTGACACAAGCAGCAACGCGGTCGAGATCATTCGTTAAATCAGTTCCCTGAAAACCTTGAACCTGCGCCCTAGCAAACTCACTATTTAAATAGGAATCTTCACCAGTTGATTCCATTACTCTTCCCCATCGTGGATCCCGAACGAGATCTACCATTGGAGCAAAGGTAACGTGAATACCAGATACCGCTGCTTCCCTCGCAGCGATTTCAGCACTTTTTTTAGCCAAATTCACGTCCCAAGAACTTCCAATCGCTAATGGGACCGGAAATATGGTTTTATACCCATGTACGACATCTGACATAAATAATAGCGGTATACCTAATCTGTTTTCTTTCAAGTGTTCTTCCTGAATTTTTCTGATTTCTTTTGCTCCTGAAGCTCCTAATACAGAACCAGTGTTTTGAACCATATAATTAGTAATTCCCAACTTTTCCATTGGTCCTGTAATCTGTCCTTCATGTGAGGAGCCTTTGAAAAAAGGGGTGGCTAACTGCATCAGTTGTGCAATTTTTTCGTCGATCGTCATCTGCTTTATAAGGTTTTTAAGAAGTTCTTTGTCCATCTTGATCCCTCCAATAAATAAGGATTATTTAGTAGTAAGTTTAATCAAATTATTTCTGTTTGTTTATAAGGAAAATGTTGCATTTGCTTCATTCACTAATATAATCTATTTATAGAAACGTTTCAATAAAAAAGATAAAAAAATAAATGTATTGCTTTCTTGAGTTTAATTAAAAATACATAATTTACGGACTCAAATTTGGTGGTATTTAGGGGATTAAGAAAATTAATTAATGGCATACAAACGCTTAATGTCGGGGTCAATGCGACTTTTCTATGTGCAAAACAGCTATTAATTATAAAAAAATTAAAAAATCTATTGAAAACGGATACAACATTCCATATAATAATAGGTGAAACGTTTCATTTTTTCTCCTTTTCACTTACTGAAAACCATTCAGAGGGTGGACTGTTTAATTTTTTACAAACAAATAAAATAAGGGGTGGAGCGCAAGATGAAGAAAAAAACAGGATTGTTTGTTGCAATGATGGTTGGTATCTTGTTTATTTTAGGAGCTTGTTCTTCTGATGACGAACAAGCCGAATCGAAGGACACGATAAAAGTATGGACAATGTCACCAGCTTTAGAGGAATTTGTAAAAGAGTATGAAAATGAGAGTGGCATGACTGTAAAAGTACAGACTATTCCATGGGAAAATGCCCATGATAAGCTGTTAACAGCTGTCGCATCTGGAGAGGGTCCAGATGTATTGCAAATTGGTACAACTTGGGTAGCTGAGTTTGCCGAAGCTGGAACTTTTCTTGACTTAACA contains:
- the bglX gene encoding beta-glucosidase BglX codes for the protein MDKELLKNLIKQMTIDEKIAQLMQLATPFFKGSSHEGQITGPMEKLGITNYMVQNTGSVLGASGAKEIRKIQEEHLKENRLGIPLLFMSDVVHGYKTIFPVPLAIGSSWDVNLAKKSAEIAAREAAVSGIHVTFAPMVDLVRDPRWGRVMESTGEDSYLNSEFARAQVQGFQGTDLTNDLDRVAACVKHFAAYGAPEGGRDYNTVNMSERQMRESYLPAYKAALDAGSELVMTAFNTVDGIPATGNKKLMRDLLRDEWNFDGVVISDWGAVKELIPHGVAKDATEAARKAIEAGVDIEMMTTCYANGLRSLVENSEIEESILDEAVLRILQLKQKLGLFENPYRGADVKREQEIVMCGQHRQIARELAAKSSVLLKNEGILPLKKNQTVGLIGPFAESNDILGQWSWLGAKDDAVTVRQGLHKKVTNTKLKVAKGCGVEAGTEAELEEALEAAKQSDVIVLALGEDSEMSGEAGSRSVIQLPEVQLKLIEKIHELDKPIIVVLFNGRPLDLHGVFDKSNAVLEAWFPGTEGGNAIADLLYGDVNPSGKLAMSIPYSVGQVPVYYNYFNTGRPKDAHDAQIRYVSQYLDIPNEPLYPFGFGLSYTTFSLRDIRPSSNTLTAEQGLTISMILENTGDVAGEEVVQLYVQDLVGEVVRPVKELKGFKKVFLQPGEAKEVVFELAEDALRYHHTDLQFKSDKGEFIAYIGNSCNNVTSFPFELN